TATCCTGAATAAGATCAAAACCGTGGCCTCAAACCTGCCCCCGGGCCGTTGGATCAGGTGCACGGGGTACAATGAATTCTACCTGGCGGAGAAAAGGCACCCCACACTGCATGACCTCGACCGTGCCACGATGGATCACCCGGTTAAACTGGCGCACCGCAGCGGGCATGCACACGTGCTAAACAGCGCAGGCCTGAGGCTGGCGGGCATAACGGGACAGAGTGAGGAGCCGCCGGGCGGCATGATCGAACGCGACCTGGAGACCGGGGACCCCAACGGCCTGCTCTTCGGCATGGGCTCCTACCTGGCCGGCGTGATTCCCCCGGTCGGATCAGCCGAGCTTGAAGCAGCGGTTGCCCGCGCAGGTGAAACGTTGCTTAGCCTGGGTATTACCACGGTGCAGGATGCGTCGCAGGGCAATGGGCCCGATCGCTGGAACATATACCTTGACTGGAAAAGGCGGGGGATCTTCCCGCTCCGCACCATTCTGATGTGCGGGATGGATGAGTCAGGCCGTCTGCCTGCCGGGCTGCCGCAGCACGAATACGATGCCGGGCTGTTCAGCGGCGCAATCAAGATCATGCTGGACGAGGTCAGAGGCAGTCTCAACCCTTCGCAGGAAGAGCTAAACCGTCTGGTACTCGAGATACAGCGGAGCGGACGGCAAGCGGCTATACACGCTGTTGAAGAGACGACGGTGGACGCGGCTATAATAGCACTGGAATATGCCGCGAAAAGATTCACTCGTAAAGACAGCCGTCACCGCCTGGAGCACTGCTCGATATGCACGCCTGCAGCCGCCCGGAGACTACTAAAAC
The DNA window shown above is from Dehalococcoidia bacterium and carries:
- a CDS encoding amidohydrolase, whose amino-acid sequence is MGKPDTRLVLRNAGAITLDPRRPPARTIYIEGKRISGVSGKDIDPSLAGAARVIDCRGSTVIPAFHDAHCHVTAYAESLLNIDLSPASVKSVEDILNKIKTVASNLPPGRWIRCTGYNEFYLAEKRHPTLHDLDRATMDHPVKLAHRSGHAHVLNSAGLRLAGITGQSEEPPGGMIERDLETGDPNGLLFGMGSYLAGVIPPVGSAELEAAVARAGETLLSLGITTVQDASQGNGPDRWNIYLDWKRRGIFPLRTILMCGMDESGRLPAGLPQHEYDAGLFSGAIKIMLDEVRGSLNPSQEELNRLVLEIQRSGRQAAIHAVEETTVDAAIIALEYAAKRFTRKDSRHRLEHCSICTPAAARRLLKLGAVVATNPAFIYYSGERYLATVPQMQMTYLYAVKDLLKAGLRVAAGSDAPVAGPDPLKGIYAAVTRRAENGRQVAPSQAITVLEALELYTSGAAFSCFLESELGSISKGKLADLVMFSGDPLNADPEELSNISVEMTLMDGKIVYSKGA